The region TTAATTTGCGCGTAGGATATCCATATGCCAGTCACCACATCCTTGAAGCATGTCACCTTCAGCCAATAGGACTTGAATTGGAAGCGGCTGCCAGAATTGGGATTGGCGTCAAGATCCATATAAGCAGCAGGTAGTGGTCGTAAGCAAAGTTTTGGCTATCGAACTGATATTTTTTACTGTAAGGCAGAATTTGAGGATACACTGGTTGCCGAAAAATACCACGCAACCACCGCTTGAAATATTCAAACAATATTTTAACATTCTAGCCTATACTACAAATATGTATCAAACTCCCTAAATAAACAATTATGATGCTACCATGATGTTGACCTCCAAAGGAGAagactagtactactagtatgcATGCACGGCCGTCCCGTGGCATCTACGCACGGGCAAGTCAAGGTCGCAGGGCGTTCGTGTTCGGGTCGAAAAGCGCAACCTGAACCTGATGGCAACATACGCTGCGTCAAGCTGTCAACAGAGATGTCTCGCGAACTCCCCCGGAAGCCGGCGAGGACGGGGCCGGTGGGCTAGGGATTCCCCCGTCCGCGCGCGGGAGcggtgggagagggaggggagagTTCCGTGTAGTgttgtaagagcatctacagtcggattTGACAAATTCGGTCTCTCAAACGCCCACGGACACGTTCGGGCGCCTCTGTGGGTATTGATCGGGCATCCCTCAAATGCTACGTCGTACATTCACATACCGCGAATTTCGATTCTTAAATCTATACAATCCGTGCACGTCGATCATACGATACAAACTGTCCGAATGTCAAAGTTCGAAACAAAGCAAATCAATTCATAGTTCAACAAACaggacatggcaaaatgaaatCAATGTCCGAGCATGACGGATGGCCTCGGATCACTGGTTGGACGCATGCTCCGAGCGGAAGGCGTCCTTCTCCAGGCGGAATGCGTCTTGCTCTGCCCGCATCCgggctgcctcctccgcctgcatcCGGGCAGCCTCCTCCGCCTGCATCCGGGCCGCAGCCGCCCTCGCCGTCTCGTAGTCCCGACGGTTGTTGATCTCCTTCTTCTTGTCCGCAATCCATTTCTTCGCATGCTCACCCAAGAGGGTCTCGTCCGTCAATATGATCCTCGCATCTTCCGCGTCCCGTGCGAATTGCAACCTCTCCTTCTCAAGCTCTATGTCGCCAAATGTTTTGGTCTTCTCGAGATCCCGTTTGATCGCCTCTTGTTGCTTGTCCAACTCGATCTTCTCCCTCTCAATCTCCAGCTTCTTTTTCGCCCTCTTCCGGTTTCATTCCATCCTTTCCTTTTGCGCATCGGAGGAGACAGCTGCTCCACCATGTATGGACCTCCCTACGACGCCGCCACCTCCCTCTCTCGATGCCGGCGTCGTGACAACTTGCGGGCGACATTCTCCGCCTTGCAAGTCGCAGTCAACGAATTGACGCCGCTGACTGACGAGGCGGACTACATCTCCATCGCGACGGAGTGTGTTGGGCTGGACGGCATCTTCGACGGTGGATAGGGACCGAAGGTGAGGATTGAGAGCAAGAGTGGAGGATGACGAGGGTCCGGGCGTGGGAATGGTTGAAGGgcggcaggaggaggaggaagagtttggTGGATTTGATGCAATTTAGGGTGGGATCGGGCTGTCGGGTCCGACGTGGCGGGTGtgcccgggcgcccccatatccgcctCATATTTGAGCTGGATATGGGGGGTGCCAGTCAGTCCGGGCGTTGGAGGCCCGTTTAAGGATCCCGTCTGGATCAAAAAATCGTGATCGGACGGCCCAGCCGGGCATATGAGGCGGGTTTGAAAGGTTCGGTTGTAGAtgcttttttttgaattgtttggattgcttatcacatgtatcatgtggtcCGGTCGTAGATGCTTTTAAACCTCATATTTAGGTACAGATGGAGCGTTTAAATTCAAAATGTCAAACACAAAttgttattttttgtgatatgTTTGTTTTATCAGGGATCAGCGAGAAACGTTTTTTCCTTTGAATTTTTCAGCCGGGCCGTGGCCAGCTTCTAGAGATAGTCGAGCCGATGGAATCTTTCATGGAACATCCTCATGAAAGAAGACGGCGAACGGTCAACTCGCCTTACCGGTTGACCCCAAAGGTGAAGACTAGTATGCATGCACGGCAGTCCCATCCCGGCCCATAGGTCGGGCAAACGGGGCGCCCGCCCTGGGCCCCGAGGAGGCAGGGGCCCCGACCCAGGTAGTATACCTTCATCATAGAGCCCACAAAAAATACACGAAAACAAAACGTCGAAGGAACCGTGCAAGGAAAAGCCCATTAGGCAAACCTCACGAAGGAATTGATCGATAATCAATCTGTTTGCACGGGACCCTAGATCGGTGATTCCTCTGCTTTGCCAAATCCCAGACTCAGCGCCGCCCCTCCGATGCCTCTCCGATTCCGAAGTCGTGGCCGGCCATTAAAGGATAGCTACGGCGCAAATTATTCCCCAATCAGCACCCCTTCCTTTCTCAACGCCCTGCCCGTTTCCTATACTTTGGAGAGACTGGGAAGGTACTTACTTGTTCTTCTTTCCTGTAATTTCGTTCTTCAATTCCAAGATTCGTTGATAAGTAGCTCTGCGCACGATTCAACGTCGCACATCCGCTACATCTGCATGGATCTTCTTCTGTTCTTCATTGGATCCAAATGCGAGAGTGCAGGAGACTAGGGGAAGGGAGAGATTTTATCCCCTTCATCGTGTCGTCTTCTTTGTTCCTGCTAACTACTGCGGCGTACGGATCAAGCCATTTACATCTACATCAATCAATATCCAGGTTCTTTTGATCCATGTATTAACCGTTTGTACGCAGCTTGTTCAGTGACATGTCTTCAAAAAATTATTTGTCTGGTAGTAGAATCTCAAAATGGATCAATTAATATTAACTTTTTCAAAACTAGAACTCCAAGGTTTGGTCATCATAGTATAAACATGAAATATTCAGTTTGCTTTGCTATGCCTTATGCAGGATAATTTGGAAGAGGTGAATTATCATTTGGGTGAAGAATTTTGGAGTGAAGAAACATGACAGATTGGGGAGGATCCAGTACAAATGTAAGTTGACGCATTAATTTTATATCTCATGGTAACAGAAATGTTTAAGTAGCAACCAGTTTTTACAAGGGCATTTGTTGTGCAGAAAAAATGATGTCTCTCTTGACAATTAGGAAATCGATCCTTTGTGGAGCTCTATTGTTTCACTACTATCCCGATGCACTTCTCTTGATCGATAATTAATGGCACTGCCAGTCTAAGAGTCCAAAGATCATCAATCTATGCTATGTATTGTATATTTACATTACTTTTGAAAAGAAAAATTGAGTTTTTGTGTTTCATGAAGGGCCCCTTTTTTTTGTCTTGCCCCGGGCCCCATGTATCTGTGGGACGGCCCATGTCCCGTGGCATCTACGCACAGGCACGGGAAGTCAGGCTGGCAGGGAGTTCGTGTCCGGATCGCATTCGCACAGCGCAACCTGATGGCAACATACACTGCGCCGGTCAACCGAGATGTCTCGCGAACTCCCCCGGAAGCCGGCGATGACGTCCCCGTCATGAGCGTTCGTGTTGGTCCGTTTACAAAAACTTATCTAGCTGACAGACACTTGCACGGCAAGGAATTAGTTGGATTATTATGCACCAGCGCGCCGCCGCGCCACGGCTGTGCTGCACTGTCCAAGAAGCAAGAACGCAAAAAATTTGGAACGTCGCAGCTGTAGCTGGTGGACGAGCGCGCACATGTCTTCTTTTTCCAGGGAGAGTGCCCACATGTTGTCTGGTGACATTCCCGGAAGCACCGTGCCGGCCGAGCCCCCTCCCTATAAAACCATCTCCGGCAAGACGTCGGCAAGCCATCCATCGATCAACACCAACAGAAATCACTTCCCACCCCGCCAACAAAAACAGACTTCCCATTCGATCCGCCACAAGAAAATACTCCCAAGCTTTCGGTCGCTTTAGTTGTTCAACAGCCAACACCATGAGCTCTCGGATGGCCGGAGCCACGCTGCTGCGCCACCTGGGCCCCCGCCTCTTTGCCGCCGCCGAGCCGGCCTCCGGGCTCGCCGCCAGCGCGAGGGGCATCATGCCCGCCGCCGCGAGGATCTTCCCCGCGCGGATGGCCAGCACCGAGGCCGCCGCCCCGCATGCCAAACAAGAAGATGATGCCGGAACACCCCAGGCGGCCGCGACTCCAGAGCAGCAGAGCAAGAAGGCCGTGGTGAGCTACTGGGGCATCGAGCCGCGGAAgctcgtcaaggaggacggcacggagtGGCCGTGGTTCTGCTTCAGGCCGTGGGACACgtaccggccggacacgtccatcgACGTCACCAAGCACCACGAGCCCAAGGCCCTGGCGGACAAGGTGGCCTACTTCGTGGTTCGGTCGCTGCGTGTGCCGCGGGACCTCTTCTTCCAGCGCCGGCACGCCAGCCACGCGCTGCTGCTGGAGACTGTGGCGGCGGTGCCGCCCATGGTGGGCGGCGTGCTGCTCCACCTGCGCTCGCTCCGCCGATTCGAGCACAGCGGCGGCTGGATCCGGGCGCTCATGGAGGAGGCCGAGAACGAGCGCATGCACCTCATGACCTTCATGGAGGTGACGCAGCCGCGCTGGTGGGAGCGCGCGCTCGTGCTCGCCGCGCAGGGCGTCTTCTTCAACGCCTACTTCGTCGGCTACCTCATCTCCCCCAAGTTCGCGCACCGCTTCGTCGGCTACCTCGAGGAGGAGGCCGTGGAGTCTTACACTGAGTACCTCAAGGACCTCGAAGCCGGCTTGATCGAGAACACGCCCGCGCCGGCCATCGCCATCGACTACTGGCGCCTCCCCGCCGACGCCAGGCTCAAAGACGTCGTCACCGCCGTGCGCGCCGACGAGGCGCATCACCGCGACGCCAACCACTACGCATCGGACATCCATTACCAGGGAATGACGCTGAATCAGACGCCTGCGCCGCTCGGGTACCACTGATCAGCTCAATGGACCATAGATCGATGCCTGCTCAGCCCATCGTTGGTGCGTACTACTACCACTGTCGCCGATGTTTGTCCTGTTAATTGGGATTGATTGTTGCGCGTGCAGTCTGTTTGGTGTAAACGATGTATGTGTATGAGTTCTTTTATGTCACTTTGTACTCCAAAACATATGTTTACGTAAGCCGGTATTGCTTGTAAAAATGATTTGATTACTTTTCTAGACTAGTAAGTGTGCATGTGCAACACACGTATCATAGAGTTATGAAATAGAGAGAAAATTGGATCGTAGGAAAGGGGAGCATTGGCATAAGTTTCGAGGGAGGAGGATAGATTATTGCGGCAGCCATGCCTGCAGGTTTCCTTGGTATTTCCCTGCTAGTTTTAGTGACTCATTTGATTATGTTAGACTATTGTAGAAAAGATTATTGGGAACTTTTTTGTGTACAATCAGTAATCATTAATTGGAAAACATGTTTGTGCTGGATGGAAGAGGCAAAAGAAATTTTCAAGGTAAGACCTGAGGCTTCCTTGAACTGAAAGTTGGTTATGCAAGAAGTCAAAGTTAGgatctagcatgtcagttatgcaCTCTGAAGAATATAATTCTTTGATCTTGTCTATCAAGTTAAGGATACATGATCCAATTATTGACATATTTTATAAAATCTGTCATTACACTATCTATAATAAATATAGCGAAAGCAAGCACATGTAAGCACAATGTCTAAAAATGTCAATCTGTGTACAAGTCAATTTTACACTAAAAGTAGAAATAGATGTTATGCACTGTATATGACAGAATCTACCAACAGAGCTTCAATGCACGGACCGACAATATATATATTTGTGAACTGAACATGACATAAACTGGCAATATAACTTCACGTCATAATTTGGAAATAAATATGATGGTACATGACAAAGTGATGTTAAAGAAATTTCAAGCCATCTGACAAAAATAGAATATCACATTAACCTTAGGCAACAGTCTACCATGTTTTTCACTCTAATTTAAGGGAACTAAACATGTTTTTGATATGACAGGGGTCTGATTGGTCCTGTGATCTGAACAAACACGGAAACGAGCGATTTGGTTTCCGCGTTCATCTCTGCCTACATGTGAACATGGGCCaggcctttttcttttttccttctatGTACGCGGTACACAAGGCTGGGTTTCAAACAAAATTATGATGGCTTAGATCATGGTAACTATTGCTAATTGATGTTTTCCTTCTATGTACGCAGTACACGAGGCTGGGTTTCTAAGAAAAATATGATGGCGTAGATCCTGGTAATTATTGCTAGTGATTGATATGATTAAAATAGGCACAGGTTGGAGCGAGATCGTGGTAATTATTGTGTAACTATGATGGCGTAGATCATGGTAATTATTGCTAATTGATAATGGTAAATGATGTGATACAACATTGAGGCAATCCGGTCCATTGAGAGATGACGGATGTATGGCTGAGATGTAATATTTCTGCTACAACTcaattgtttaatagtagtggagaAAAATATATTGTGTGATATTATTGCTTGACAATAATATTTTTTAACAGACGTGCAACATGCATACTTTCCTAGGCAAAATGGGACTACCAGTCAGTCGATTGAATTAGATTTAGGTCAGTCATCCTTTCTTTTGGACATGCATCGTGTGTTGTGATGCGGCGTGTGCGTGAGctagcttagagcatctccagccgcgcccccaaaagGCCCTTCCCAGACTTTTTTTCGTGCCGGTGCCGAAAAAACACCCCAATCACGCCCACGCCGAATTCCGCCGGCCCGACCTGCTTTTGCGCCCGGCAATCGCAGGCNNNNNNNNNNNNNNNNNNNNNNNNNNNNNNNNNNNNNNNNNNNNNNNNNNNNNNNNNNNNNNNNNNNNNNNNNNNNNNNNNNNNNNNNNNNNNNNNNNNNNNNNNNNNNNNNNNNNNNNNNNNNNNNNNNNNNNNNNNNNNNNNNNNNNNNNNNNNNNNNNNNNNNNNNNNNNNNNNNNNNNNNNNNNNNNNNNNNNNNNNNNNNNNNNNNNNNNNNNNNNNNNNNNNNNNNNNNGGCGCAAGGGAAAAGCGCATCTGTGGCCACACTGCCAGGCGAAAAGTCAAGTCGACCGTCCAGATTCGCCTCCCCCCCGCTCGGCCGCTACCCTGCCGATCCCGGCGCCGTTCACCACCCACCACAGCTAGATAGATCATTCCCCGCCAGAAAAGAGAAGAGGTTTCGCCGAGGCAGCCTCTCCACCGCCGTCCCGGCAACTTTTCCGGTGTTCCGGCCACGCAGGGCCTGTACACCGGCGGGTGTGCAGCCACCTCGCCCGCAGGGTGTTCGGTGATTAGCCCGGCCCGACGATGGACTCGGAGGACGAGGAGGCGCTCGTggcgttgctggaggaggaagccgaagccgacgtccaggagcaggagcatctcatggtgctcgccgccctcgtcggcctgctcgcgagcagtgaaaagccgcggcgaggtggctcggcgctggggcgggtgaaagcaaagaaccggcatcgtctggaaGTCTACTGCATGCTTTACTCCGACTACTTCGTCGACGCTCCATTGCATGGCGAGAAAACATTTCCGcatcgttatcggatgagccgaaagctttttctaaggattgtgaattccatccgggagttcgacaactacttcaagtgcaagaaggattgcactggcacacttggattcacctcaattcAGAAGTGCACGACacatatgaggatgcttgcatacggggctcccggtgattcactcaacgactatgggcgcatggccgagtccaccaccattgagtatttctacaagttctgcagggcagtggtggcagtgtttggactgcaatacttgcgaacacccaatgcggaagacacagctcggatcctagcacagaatgcaacaagaggatttcctgggatgcttggaagcatcgactgcatgcattgtaaatggaagaactgtccatttgcttggcaggggttgtacaatggcgccaaaggcggttgcattgtggtacttgaggcagtggccacacaggagctctggatttggcactctttctttggaatgccaggaactcacaatgacatcaacatcctgcagtgctcccctgtctttgccaagcttgttgaaggtcattctcctccggtgaacttcgaggtcaatgggcggcactacaacaaggggtactacctagttgatggcatctatccgagatggtcgacatttgtgaagactatctcaaactctgtgtcaggaggcaagaacgcccactttgcgaaggttcaggaggcttgcaggaagggtgtcgagcgggcatttgatgTGCTCCAATctagatttgctgttgtccggtaccctgctcagacctggtcaaaagatcaaatgtgggagatcatgacttgttgtgtcatcttgcacaacatgattattgagagcgagcaggaagagccagtgtttgacacagaaccatattacaggcaggggcctcttgcccaagttgatcaccagctaccggcaacctggactgactacctcaatatgcgtcaggagatccgagacccacaggtgcatcaagaactacaacacgatctggtggagcacccaTGGAGGCTCAAGGGTGACGCCGGgaatgacgtgtgatgaaatatgagtttttatttgttgaactatataatttgtgttgaactatttgatttatgttgattttttgtgatgaactatggaGATAAAAACACGCCGAAACACCCCGAACCACGCCGAACTATGTGATGAACTATTTGACTTCTGAATTATTTATGAAAGAATTCATGCCGAAACATGCCGAACCGCGCCGAATATGGGTCGTTTTTGAATGAAAGTGGGCCGAATAATGAGCCGAAATCGACACCTGGGGGCAACAACTGGGTGCCCAACTGTCCCCAGAGCCGAGTTTGCCGCCCGTCACCCCCAGACGGCGATTTTTATGCCTCCTCgaaggggccaacggctggagatgctcttagctctAGCTGGGCGTGGCGTGTGAGCTAGCTAGCTCGGGCTGCGTCCATGTGTGAGCTAGCTAGCTCCGGCTTACTGCGTCCCTCTGTGAGCTAGCTAGCTCCAGCTGGCCATGGTTAGTGGATTGGTATTGCATTGcacaaaagaagaaagaaaatgtaaAAGTACATAAAACAAATAATGACAGAACATGATTGTTGCAGAAATTGTATTATTCTATAATCTGTAAAAATAAGCATACAGTAGTGCAATTTTAAATAGCGGTATGAACCGCACACACATTGCATAAAAAATTGAGTGATTATACATTCATCTGAAAGCATGCATGAAAACCGTGGGCTTTGGCCGGTAAAACTATGCTAGACTGTGATGCAAGAGCATGTACATGTAGGCATCACGACGCACACAAACATGTAGACATGCTCATATGCATACACACACATGCACCACAGGCAATCATCATTAGAGCATCTACAATGCGGTGCTTAAACAGGGGCGCTAGGATTTTAATCCTAATTGATGGGTAGTTATCAGGTTAAATCTCAATCTCACGTCTGGCTTCGACGCAACAAGTAGAGGCGGCGCTTCTCACCTTTTTGGTAGCTGCAGGGAAAGCGGAAGGGTCCGAGCGTACGTGATTAACGCCTCTGTCAAGCGCCTCCCGTTGAAAGTGAGGGTGCTTAGCTCATTTTCTAAAAGTTTGTTGTTTATTTATATTTTTAACATTCTCTTTAAGTGTCCatttaaggccttgtacaatgggaggtgcttagaggAGGTGCTTaaagaaataaaccaggctttagaaaaccggtgcttaagaaaacctgatttatttttctaagcacctctgTAAGCATCTCCCATTGTATAAGGCCTAAGAGTCCAGCATTGTAGATGTGCTTAGCTTTTTGATTGTGCGGATGAGGCATAATTAAtagtccctccatcccaaaattcttgtcttaaatttgtctaaatacgggtgtatcaagtcacattttagtattagatacatccgtatctagacaaatctaaaacaagaattttgagacggaagAGGTACTAAAACTAATACAAAATTAAAAAGAACTTTTTAAAGGAGAAACGAATTAAATTTACACAAATTAttggcattggtattaccattcaaaaagaaataaaatgaaaaataattttaaaaatgaTAAAAAATTGCACACAACTTACATAGAAATTGCATTTTTttaataatatgcaagaataaatatataatagtgaaaactaaaacaaaataaaaatgaagTTTTCTATGAAAGAATGAATTTGTGGCACTGGTATTACCCTTTTagaaaaaaactaaaacaaaatcaaaataatgaagtctAAAAAAAGTATGAAACTCTTtaagaagaaataaaatgaaaaagaaacaacTTGAACACAGTTCGCACTGAAATTGGACTTTTTGAAATACgcaaagaataagcatataataatgCATTATTCAGATTCTACTACAATGATGTATTttctttaagaagaagattaaaAAAACTTAAGCACAACTTTGCACTGAAATTGCACATAATCGTAATATGTAAAAATAAtcatataatcatgaaattttggCACATATTATATAGTATTTATTTGTATATAATTGTATTCGGCCAAAAACCCACAAAAAAAATAACCAATAAAGGAAAGAAAAAGGAAACCACATAGaaacaaaaacataaataaaaaaatGAAGCAAAAATACCCATAAAAGAAAGAATTAAATTTCCTAAGGAAGAATGAATAAGCGGCATTGATATTACCATTTAAGATAAAAAATGGGAAAACTAATCTAAAACAAACATTGAGAAAATTTGCACAAAATATAATAAAAATTGCGCTTCTTTACAATATGCAAGAATAATCATATAAACTGGAACTTTTGCAACAAAAAAATCTAAGAAAAAATGAATAGTGGCATTGATATTAACCTTAAAGTAGAATGAATATGAAGGAAAGACTCAAACAATATCAAaataatgatttttttaaaaaagattGAATTAGTGGCGTTCGTATTTTCTTTAAGAAGAAATAAAATTTATAACAAAAAGGTTCGCACAACTATACATAGAAATTGCATTTTTttgtaatatgcaaaaatattcatatAATTATGAATTTTTGGAACATATTATATATTATTTGTATGTATATAATTACACCCAGCCAAAAAcctacaaaaacaaaatataaccaataaagaaaagaaaaaatgaaaaaaatacaaccCAGAATTAACGGGTGCAACCAAGACAAAGAAATCGGCCTAGTACAGATTCGACTAACCAAAACAACACGTCAATCGATTCCTTCCAGCCCAACCCAACAACAGAATTAAACAGAAAAAATGAAAACAACACATATCTTAAAGCACGATCCAACGAAAAAAAATCAACTCACCACAAAATAAAAGGTCATCTGACTGAAATGCAGCTAAAGTGAGGCAAAATACCACCAGGGCATGCACGCGCCCCTCCACCTTCCTCTAGCCGCTGCCCTCCGTACCTACCACGAAGAGCACCATGCCCATGTCGGTGCTTTCAGCGAGGCCAAGGCGCATGCCTTCGAGCTCCACCTTCAAGCCAAAGCCACCTTGGAGCTCCGCCACGTGCGCCAACTCCTCCTGGCAATCTATCAATGAGGTTGTGGGCTCTGTCCCCCTTTGATCACCGCGCAGGCAACGAATAGGTGGAGGAACCCCGCCTCTCTGCCTTGGTTGTAGGTAGAGTTAGGTTTAGTGTGTTCCACTGGAGCGTTTGGATGGTGATGTTTGGAATAAATTTTTGCCAATCTCAACCCCATCTCGAGGGCACCCGCGATGGTGAACTCGAAGGAAACGTGGGAACTTTATTCCATTATTTATAAGTGTAATGGATCTGGTGGTGTTGTTTGAGTATATAGCGGATCCCGTCGCATGTGTGTGACATCTTTGTTTGGGGAAGCCAAAGGTCCAAGAACAAGGTTGGAGGCTCATGCGTGGTGGTTCTAGCATCCTGCCTCAACGACATCGATGGCATGAAGCGGATCCGGGTTTTGAAGAGCACCGTGATGATCCCCTACCAATGCGCTACAACGATAATTACCATACGAGTG is a window of Triticum dicoccoides isolate Atlit2015 ecotype Zavitan chromosome 2B, WEW_v2.0, whole genome shotgun sequence DNA encoding:
- the LOC119365495 gene encoding ubiquinol oxidase 1b, mitochondrial-like gives rise to the protein MSSRMAGATLLRHLGPRLFAAAEPASGLAASARGIMPAAARIFPARMASTEAAAPHAKQEDDAGTPQAAATPEQQSKKAVVSYWGIEPRKLVKEDGTEWPWFCFRPWDTYRPDTSIDVTKHHEPKALADKVAYFVVRSLRVPRDLFFQRRHASHALLLETVAAVPPMVGGVLLHLRSLRRFEHSGGWIRALMEEAENERMHLMTFMEVTQPRWWERALVLAAQGVFFNAYFVGYLISPKFAHRFVGYLEEEAVESYTEYLKDLEAGLIENTPAPAIAIDYWRLPADARLKDVVTAVRADEAHHRDANHYASDIHYQGMTLNQTPAPLGYH